In Neofelis nebulosa isolate mNeoNeb1 chromosome 10, mNeoNeb1.pri, whole genome shotgun sequence, one DNA window encodes the following:
- the CORO1B gene encoding coronin-1B isoform X1, with the protein MSFRKVVRQSKFRHVFGQPVKNDQCYEDIRVSRVTWDSTFCAVNPKFLAVIVEASGGGAFLVLPLSKTGRIDKAYPTVCGHTGPVLDVDWCPHNDEVIASGSEDCTVMVWQIPENGLASPLTEPVVVLEGHTKRVGIVTWHPTARNVLLSAGCDNVVLIWNVGTAEELYRLDGLHPDLIYNVSWNRNGSLFCSACKDKSVRIIDPRRGTLVAERERAHEGARPMRAIFLADGKVFTTGFSRMSERQLALWDPNLEEPMALQELDSSNGALLPFYDPDTSVVYVCGKGDSSIRYFEITDEPPYIHFLNTFTSKEPQRGMGSMPKRGLEVSKCEIARFYKLHERKCEPIVMTVPRKSDLFQDDLYPDTAGPEAALEAEEWVSGRDANPILISLREAYVPSKQRDLKVSRRNVLSDSRPAVAPSSARLGASTSAVATHTTAPSGGLAGAGEAGKLEEVMQELRALRALVKEQGERIGRLEEQLGRVENGDA; encoded by the exons ATGTCCTTCCGCAAAGTGGTCCGGCAGAGCAAATTCCGGCATGTGTTCGGACAGCCGGTCAAGAATGACCAGTGCTACGAAGATATTCGAGTGTCCCGTGTCACCTGGGACAGCACCTTCTGCGCAGTCAACCCCAAGTTCCTGGCGGTGATCGTGGAGGCCAGCGGTGGGGGTGCCTTCCTGGTGCTTCCCCTAAGCAAG ACGGGCCGCATCGACAAGGCCTACCCGACGGTGTGTGGACACACGGGACCCGTCCTGGACGTCGACTGGTGTCCCCACAATGACGAAGTCATCGCCAGCGGCTCAGAGGACTGTACAGTCATG gTGTGGCAGATCCCGGAGAACGGGCTGGCCTCCCCGCTGACGGAGCCGGTAGTGGTCCTGGAGGGGCACACCAAGCGAGTGGGCATTGTCACCTGGCACCCGACCGCCCGCAACGTGCTACTCAGTGCAG GCTGTGACAACGTGGTGCTCATCTGGAACGTGGGCACGGCGGAGGAACTGTACCGCCTGGACGGCCTGCACCCCGACCTCATCTACAACGTCAGCTGGAACCGCAACGGCAGCCTCTTCTGCTCTGCGTGCAAGGACAAGAGCGTGCGCATCATCGACCCCCGCCGGGGCACCCTGGTGGCG gagagggagagggctcACGAGGGGGCCCGTCCCATGCGGGCCATCTTCCTGGCGGATGGCAAGGTGTTCACCACGGGCTTCAGCCGCATGAGCGAGCGGCAGCTGGCACTGTGGGACCCG AACCTCGAGGAGCCCATGGCCCTGCAGGAGCTGGACTCCAGCAATGGGGCCCTGCTGCCCTTCTACGACCCGGACACCAGCGTGGTCTACGTGTGTGGCAAG GGTGACTCCAGCATCCGGTACTTTGAGATCACAGATGAGCCCCCCTACATCCACTTCCTGAACACGTTTACCAGCAAAGAGCCCCAGAGGGGCATGGGCAGCATGCCTAAGAGGGGCTTGGAGGTCAGCAAGTGTGAGATTGCCCG GTTCTACAAACTGCACGAACGCAAGTGTGAGCCCATTGTCATGACCGTGCCAAGAAAG tcGGACCTCTTCCAGGACGATCTGTACCCTGACACGGCTGGGCCTGAGGCGGCCCTGGAGGCAGAGGAGTGGGTGAGCGGGCGGGATGCCAACCCCATTCTCATCTCCCTGCGGGAGGCCTACGTGCCCAGCAAACAGCGGGACCTGAAGGTCAGCCGGCGCAACGTGTTATCCGATAGCCGGCCTGCCGTGGCCCCCAGCTCGGCCCGCCTAGGAGCCTCCACATCCGCTGTCGCCACTCACACTACCGCCCCCAGCGGCGGCCTCGCCGGAGCCGGG GAGGCTGGGAAGCTGGAGGAGGTGATGCAGGAGCTCCGGGCACTGAGGGCCCTGGTCAAGGAGCAGGGGGAGCGCATTGGCCGCCTGGAAGAACAGCTTGGCCGAGTAGAGAATGGGGACGCTTAG
- the GPR152 gene encoding probable G-protein coupled receptor 152 yields the protein MTMAHRGTVTCLEVHSTLSHTRSLMISLVHQAPAPWPTAHWGPRTDAAMEANLGAAGRGPRTEPDDEDDYPQGGWDTVFLVALLLLGLPANGLMAWLAGSQARQGAGTRLALLLLSLALSDFLFLAAAAFQILEIQHGGHWPLGTAACRFYYFLWGVSYSSGLFLLAALSVDRCLLALCPHWYPGRRPARLPLWVCAGVWVLATLFSVPWLVFPEAAVWWYDLVICLDFWDGEELPLRMLEILGGFLPFLLLLVCHVLTQAAASRTCRRRRPRPTACRGFARVAEAVLSAYVVLRLPYQLAQLLYLAFLWDVYPGYLLWEALVYSDYLTLLNSCLSPFLCLLASADLRALLRAVLSSFAAALCEERPGSFTPAEPQTQVDPGSQTLPGPVAGAQPQVNPVAQPRSDAVSQPRGNPAAQPWSDSVAQPQAEPTAQPRSDSVAQPQAEPTAQPRSDSVAQPQAEPTAQPRSDSVAQPQAEPTAQPRSDSVAQPRADSVAQPQADFVMQPQLNASVQPQVNLESQPHLDFVAQPQVSPETPGPASGPALSPCDEASSAPSADPTPEAPENPAVPADSEGESPSSVPPEEAPGAGPT from the coding sequence ATGACGATGGCTCATAGAGGGACAGTGACTTGCCTGGAGGTACACAGCACCCTCTCTCATACTCGGTCCCTCATGATTTCATTGGTTCATCAGGCACCCGCTCCGTGGCCAACAGCACACTGGGGACCTCGGACGGACGCTGCTATGGAAGCCAACCTGGGTGCCGCTGGCCGCGGGCCCCGCACGGAGCCGGACGATGAAGACGACTACCCCCAGGGTGGCTGGGACACGGTCTTCCTGGTGGCCCTTCTGCTCCTGGGGCTGCCGGCCAATGGGCTCATGGCATGGCTGGCCGGCTCACAGGCCCGGCAGGGAGCGGGCACGCGGCTCGCCCTGCTGCTGCTCAGCCTGGCCCTCTCTGATTTTCTGTTCCTGGCGGCAGCGGCCTTCCAGATCCTGGAGATCCAGCACGGAGGCCACTGGCCGCTGGGGACGGCCGCCTGCCGCTTCTACTACTTCCTGTGGGGTGTGTCCTACTCCTCCGGCCTCTTCCTGCTGGCGGCCCTCAGCGTGGACCGCTGCCTGCTGGCCCTGTGCCCGCACTGGTACCCTGGGCGCCGCCCAGCCCGCCTGCCCCTCTGGGTCTGCGCCGGGGTCTGGGTGCTGGCCACGCTCTTCAGCGTGCCCTGGCTGGTCTTCCCCGAGGCCGCCGTCTGGTGGTACGACCTGGTCATCTGCCTGGACTTCTGGGACGGCGAGGAGCTGCCGCTGAGGATGCTCGAGATCCTGGGGGGGttcctgcctttcctcctgcttctcGTCTGCCACGTGCTCACGCAGGCTGCTGCCTCCCGGacctgccgccgccgccggccaAGGCCCACGGCCTGCCGGGGCTTCGCCCGTGTGGCCGAGGCCGTTCTGTCAGCCTACGTGGTCTTGCGGCTGCCCTACCAACTGGCGCAGCTGCTGTACCTGGCCTTCCTGTGGGACGTCTACCCCGGCTACCTGCTCTGGGAAGCGCTGGTCTACTCCGACTACCTGACCCTGCTCAACAGCTGCCTCagtcccttcctctgcctcctggcCAGCGCCGACCTCCGGGCCCTGCTGCGCGCCGTCCTCTCCTCCTTCGCGGCAGCTCTCTGTGAAGAACGGCCTGGAAGCTTCACGCCAGCGGAGCCACAGACCCAAGTGGACCCTGGGAGTCAGACTCTTCCTGGGCCAGTGGCTGGGGCCCAGCCCCAGGTGAACCCCGTAGCACAGCCACGGTCGGACGCTGTGTCCCAGCCTCGGGGGAACCCCGCAGCACAGCCATGGTCGGATTCAGTGGCCCAGCCACAGGCAGAGCCCACAGCACAGCCACGGTCGGATTCAGTGGCCCAGCCACAGGCAGAGCCCACAGCACAGCCACGGTCGGATTCAGTGGCCCAGCCACAGGCAGAGCCCACAGCACAGCCACGGTCGGATTCAGTGGCCCAGCCACAGGCAGAGCCCACAGCACAGCCACGGTCGGATTCAGTGGCCCAGCCACGGGCAGATTCAGTGGCCCAGCCACAGGCAGATTTTGTGATGCAGCCTCAGCTGAACGCCTCAGTTCAGCCACAGGTGAACCTTGAGTCCCAGCCCCATTTGGACTTTGTGGCCCAGCCACAAGTGAGCCCCGAGACCCCCGGACCTGCCTCCGGCCCAGCTCTCAGCCCCTGTGATGAAGCGTCTTCTGCCCCATCCGCAGATCCCACCCCCGAAGCCCCTGAGAACCCAGCGGTGCCTGCTGACTCCGAGGGAGAAAGTCCCAGCAGCGTCCCCCCAGAGGAAGCCCCTGGAGCAGGCCCCACCTGA
- the CABP4 gene encoding calcium-binding protein 4 yields MATEQAKGQRGPDPQKPPVEAVASGSGAEGLPLTRRRSKKDRGLRGSRKGAGGSEEQTPIPGPEAPGSSKSLSGNGEGQEGTGPAAPRPSGRRQSHRHRSGTQHDAAQKTYGPLLNRIFGKDRELGPEELDELQAAFEEFDTDRDGYIGYRELGTCMRTLGYMPTEMELIEVSQHVKMRMGGRVDFEEFVELMGPKLREETAHMLGVRELRIAFREFDRDRDGRITVAELRQAAPALLGEPLAGPELDEMLREVDLNGDGTVDFDEFVMMLFTH; encoded by the exons ATGGCCACAGAACAGGCGAAGGGGCAGCGTGGCCCAGACCCCCAGAAGCCTCCTGTGGAGGCTGTGGCTTCCGGGAGTGGTGCTGAGGGCCTGCCCTTGACCAGGAGGAGGAGCAAGAAGGACAGGGGACTCCGAGGGTCTCGGAAGGGTGCTGGTGGCTCCGAGGAGCAGACCCCCATCCCTGGCCCCGAGGCCCCAGGGAGCAGCAAGAGCCTCTCTGGGAATGGAGAAGGGCAGGAGGGGACAGGCCCTGCAGCCCCCAGGCCATCCGGTCGTCGCCAGTCTCACCGACACCGCTCTGGCACCCAGCACGATGCTGCCCAGAAGACATACGGGCCCCTGCTCAACCGCATCTTCGGGAAG GACCGCGAGCTGGGCCCCGAGGAGCTGGATG AGCTTCAGGCCGCCTTTGAAGAGTTTGACACTGACCGTGACGGCTACATCGGCTACCGGGAGCTGGGCACCTGCATGCGGACGCTGGGCTACATGCCCACTGAGATGGAACTCATCGAGGTCTCCCAGCACGTCAAGATGCGAA TGGGTGGCCGTGTGGACTTCGAGGAGTTTGTGGAATTGATGGGCCCAAAGCTGAGGGAGGAGACAGCACACATGTTGGGGGTGCGAGAGCTGCGCATCGCCTTCCGAGAG TTTGACAGGGACAGAGATGGACGAATTACAGTGGCAGAGCTGCGGCAGGCAGCACCTGCTCTGCTGGGGGAGCCGCTGGCGGGTCCTGAGCTGGACGAGATGCTCCGAGAAGTGGACCTCAACGGGGATGGCACCGTAGACTTTGACG aGTTTGTGATGATGCTTTTCACCCACTGA
- the CORO1B gene encoding coronin-1B isoform X2: protein MSFRKVVRQSKFRHVFGQPVKNDQCYEDIRVSRVTWDSTFCAVNPKFLAVIVEASGGGAFLVLPLSKTGRIDKAYPTVCGHTGPVLDVDWCPHNDEVIASGSEDCTVMVWQIPENGLASPLTEPVVVLEGHTKRVGIVTWHPTARNVLLSAGCDNVVLIWNVGTAEELYRLDGLHPDLIYNVSWNRNGSLFCSACKDKSVRIIDPRRGTLVAERERAHEGARPMRAIFLADGKVFTTGFSRMSERQLALWDPENLEEPMALQELDSSNGALLPFYDPDTSVVYVCGKGDSSIRYFEITDEPPYIHFLNTFTSKEPQRGMGSMPKRGLEVSKCEIARFYKLHERKCEPIVMTVPRKSDLFQDDLYPDTAGPEAALEAEEWVSGRDANPILISLREAYVPSKQRDLKVSRRNVLSDSRPAVAPSSARLGASTSAVATHTTAPSGGLAGAGEAGKLEEVMQELRALRALVKEQGERIGRLEEQLGRVENGDA from the exons ATGTCCTTCCGCAAAGTGGTCCGGCAGAGCAAATTCCGGCATGTGTTCGGACAGCCGGTCAAGAATGACCAGTGCTACGAAGATATTCGAGTGTCCCGTGTCACCTGGGACAGCACCTTCTGCGCAGTCAACCCCAAGTTCCTGGCGGTGATCGTGGAGGCCAGCGGTGGGGGTGCCTTCCTGGTGCTTCCCCTAAGCAAG ACGGGCCGCATCGACAAGGCCTACCCGACGGTGTGTGGACACACGGGACCCGTCCTGGACGTCGACTGGTGTCCCCACAATGACGAAGTCATCGCCAGCGGCTCAGAGGACTGTACAGTCATG gTGTGGCAGATCCCGGAGAACGGGCTGGCCTCCCCGCTGACGGAGCCGGTAGTGGTCCTGGAGGGGCACACCAAGCGAGTGGGCATTGTCACCTGGCACCCGACCGCCCGCAACGTGCTACTCAGTGCAG GCTGTGACAACGTGGTGCTCATCTGGAACGTGGGCACGGCGGAGGAACTGTACCGCCTGGACGGCCTGCACCCCGACCTCATCTACAACGTCAGCTGGAACCGCAACGGCAGCCTCTTCTGCTCTGCGTGCAAGGACAAGAGCGTGCGCATCATCGACCCCCGCCGGGGCACCCTGGTGGCG gagagggagagggctcACGAGGGGGCCCGTCCCATGCGGGCCATCTTCCTGGCGGATGGCAAGGTGTTCACCACGGGCTTCAGCCGCATGAGCGAGCGGCAGCTGGCACTGTGGGACCCG GAGAACCTCGAGGAGCCCATGGCCCTGCAGGAGCTGGACTCCAGCAATGGGGCCCTGCTGCCCTTCTACGACCCGGACACCAGCGTGGTCTACGTGTGTGGCAAG GGTGACTCCAGCATCCGGTACTTTGAGATCACAGATGAGCCCCCCTACATCCACTTCCTGAACACGTTTACCAGCAAAGAGCCCCAGAGGGGCATGGGCAGCATGCCTAAGAGGGGCTTGGAGGTCAGCAAGTGTGAGATTGCCCG GTTCTACAAACTGCACGAACGCAAGTGTGAGCCCATTGTCATGACCGTGCCAAGAAAG tcGGACCTCTTCCAGGACGATCTGTACCCTGACACGGCTGGGCCTGAGGCGGCCCTGGAGGCAGAGGAGTGGGTGAGCGGGCGGGATGCCAACCCCATTCTCATCTCCCTGCGGGAGGCCTACGTGCCCAGCAAACAGCGGGACCTGAAGGTCAGCCGGCGCAACGTGTTATCCGATAGCCGGCCTGCCGTGGCCCCCAGCTCGGCCCGCCTAGGAGCCTCCACATCCGCTGTCGCCACTCACACTACCGCCCCCAGCGGCGGCCTCGCCGGAGCCGGG GAGGCTGGGAAGCTGGAGGAGGTGATGCAGGAGCTCCGGGCACTGAGGGCCCTGGTCAAGGAGCAGGGGGAGCGCATTGGCCGCCTGGAAGAACAGCTTGGCCGAGTAGAGAATGGGGACGCTTAG